The following proteins are encoded in a genomic region of Photobacterium toruni:
- a CDS encoding phospholipase effector Tle1 domain-containing protein, whose translation MSSPTGTSPFCIPCEKMKYWIELMFVDEHNVPFKNISGRLTDASGTVFIIQLTDKPVVLRSLASGPVSIVFDNATWLEELQQRTPLDGEPDNVIQRLKSLGHNNATKQLITATTGDFVELESTQTLPPKHIAKAGGEVHLITNASYVIKVKGFNYITLRVGLFFDGTGNNTYSSDWGLEQIKRFTPLWKSRFEIASHNGRIPIKDLDDHCFQYPQHEKFRIPIENKPDENQCVEVYEVTGSAANEHTNIQKLFERYPTIMTPNKKERIFYHGEYITGIGTGNSTDIAPADESLLRGVFLGQGLGIGDYGVTQKSETGIKQLCKNLKDIHSGILDVFDAYDGIKKVELDVWGFSRGAAAARHFINLVLEGKEGKFATQMIKACQDNNINFAVNFDWQHNHSCEITFAGIFDTVAAITDFATFDTSPHNDKTGNVRLWLDPARVKHAVHLTASRKAEYRYNFCLNKFNPASNFIELEVPGCHSDIGGGYYASAALDKGYLLPLLENKCIKTLTQRGRFFDFELKRTQKRFEDDLKQHQEKEVTMGWKAQNFTVKSDITPLSGDQKQITTKLYYRRVAHGELSRLYLRLMFGLASYYGVPLDDKIEDGDVWNNKDFPTYIVPQTIGSIPFGQYCETILNAAKDGEIDKIVKSLCNDKRLQDFMDNDLIHHSADGGIANHQFYKDDGSIALREIFECKQGQ comes from the coding sequence ATGAGTAGCCCAACAGGTACAAGTCCATTCTGTATTCCGTGTGAGAAAATGAAATACTGGATTGAGTTAATGTTTGTGGACGAGCATAACGTTCCTTTTAAAAACATCAGTGGTCGATTAACCGATGCATCAGGCACTGTATTTATCATACAGCTTACAGATAAGCCTGTTGTGTTGAGGTCACTTGCTTCCGGCCCAGTTTCAATTGTGTTTGATAATGCGACATGGTTAGAAGAGTTACAACAACGCACCCCTCTTGATGGTGAGCCAGATAATGTCATTCAACGTTTAAAATCGCTAGGACATAACAATGCTACCAAACAATTAATCACGGCCACTACGGGAGATTTTGTTGAATTAGAATCCACTCAAACATTGCCACCTAAGCATATCGCCAAGGCTGGAGGCGAGGTTCATTTAATCACGAATGCCAGCTATGTGATTAAAGTAAAAGGTTTTAATTACATTACACTTCGTGTTGGTCTGTTTTTCGACGGCACAGGAAATAATACTTATAGTTCAGATTGGGGGCTAGAGCAGATAAAAAGATTCACCCCACTGTGGAAATCTCGTTTTGAAATAGCGAGTCACAACGGCCGTATTCCCATTAAAGATTTAGATGACCACTGCTTTCAATACCCTCAACATGAAAAGTTTCGAATTCCTATTGAAAACAAACCTGACGAAAACCAATGTGTTGAAGTTTATGAAGTTACAGGTAGTGCCGCCAATGAGCATACCAATATTCAGAAGCTGTTTGAACGTTATCCAACAATAATGACACCAAATAAAAAAGAACGGATTTTTTATCACGGTGAGTACATCACAGGGATTGGTACAGGTAACAGTACCGATATCGCCCCCGCTGATGAATCATTACTGCGCGGAGTATTTCTCGGACAAGGGCTTGGCATTGGTGATTATGGTGTCACCCAAAAATCCGAGACAGGGATTAAACAATTATGTAAAAATTTAAAGGATATACACTCTGGAATATTAGATGTTTTTGATGCATATGATGGTATTAAAAAAGTTGAATTAGACGTATGGGGTTTTAGTCGAGGTGCGGCGGCGGCACGGCATTTTATTAACCTTGTGTTAGAAGGTAAAGAAGGGAAGTTTGCGACTCAAATGATTAAAGCTTGCCAAGATAACAATATTAACTTTGCAGTTAACTTTGACTGGCAACACAACCATTCTTGTGAAATCACTTTTGCAGGAATATTTGATACGGTAGCGGCAATCACCGACTTCGCAACATTTGATACATCTCCCCACAATGATAAAACAGGAAATGTACGATTATGGCTAGACCCTGCGCGTGTTAAGCATGCGGTTCATTTAACCGCAAGCCGAAAAGCGGAATACCGCTATAATTTTTGTTTAAATAAATTCAATCCCGCGTCAAATTTTATCGAGCTTGAAGTGCCTGGCTGTCACTCTGATATTGGCGGCGGTTATTATGCATCTGCCGCACTCGATAAAGGGTACTTATTACCATTACTAGAGAATAAGTGCATAAAAACCCTGACTCAAAGAGGCCGTTTCTTTGATTTTGAACTCAAAAGAACCCAAAAACGTTTTGAAGACGACCTTAAACAGCACCAAGAAAAAGAAGTTACTATGGGCTGGAAAGCCCAAAATTTTACAGTCAAAAGTGATATCACCCCCTTGAGTGGTGATCAAAAGCAAATTACCACCAAACTGTATTATCGACGCGTGGCTCATGGCGAATTATCCCGCTTGTATTTACGCTTAATGTTTGGTTTAGCGAGCTATTATGGTGTGCCATTGGATGATAAAATCGAAGATGGTGATGTCTGGAATAATAAAGATTTTCCAACTTACATTGTTCCACAAACAATTGGCTCTATACCTTTTGGTCAATATTGCGAAACGATCTTAAATGCCGCTAAAGATGGTGAAATAGATAAGATTGTAAAATCGCTGTGTAACGATAAACGCTTACAAGATTTTATGGATAACGACCTTATTCACCATTCAGCAGATGGTGGGATAGCTAATCATCAATTTTATAAGGACGATGGCAGTATCGCTCTTCGTGAAATTTTTGAATGTAAACAAGGACAGTAA
- a CDS encoding DUF4123 domain-containing protein, which yields MLNKIENNLPLYWLINHDTYKAVLHNGASYLEGAEPLFASQPFYDLVDVSPWVIPITDNHTHLDESLLSKGILFESLSYQTLIAHLRSLLLAGYQGENVMFRFYDPHIFNAVYYNSSIERQAKLLGAAQRVYVMISGKYTLFENAYPERFSLQEAPWWIIENDDFTELYNINNHAYCVSRRLWQTIPELMAKLNKTESDLTLLFNQGSSLIKKASLEFWVIAQLIQQTQISFTLVIERLHLDIDEQQELQHWLGKIS from the coding sequence ATGTTGAATAAAATAGAAAATAATCTCCCTTTATATTGGCTCATTAATCACGATACATATAAAGCAGTGTTACACAATGGAGCGAGCTATCTAGAAGGCGCTGAGCCCCTGTTTGCCTCTCAACCTTTTTATGATTTGGTCGACGTCTCCCCTTGGGTGATCCCTATCACTGACAATCACACTCATCTAGATGAATCTTTACTGTCTAAAGGTATTCTATTTGAGTCGCTATCATATCAGACACTTATTGCCCATTTACGCTCCTTGCTCTTAGCGGGTTATCAAGGTGAAAACGTGATGTTTCGTTTTTATGACCCTCATATTTTTAATGCGGTTTATTACAACAGTTCTATAGAAAGACAGGCAAAATTACTGGGGGCTGCACAACGGGTTTATGTGATGATCTCTGGGAAATATACACTTTTTGAAAATGCTTACCCAGAGCGGTTTTCTTTACAAGAAGCGCCGTGGTGGATAATTGAAAATGATGACTTTACTGAGCTGTATAACATCAACAACCACGCCTATTGTGTCTCACGACGACTTTGGCAAACTATTCCAGAGTTAATGGCGAAACTGAATAAGACAGAATCTGATTTAACTCTCTTATTTAACCAAGGTAGCTCGTTGATAAAAAAAGCGTCTTTGGAGTTTTGGGTGATCGCTCAATTAATACAACAGACCCAAATATCCTTCACTCTGGTCATTGAGCGATTACATTTAGACATTGATGAACAACAAGAACTACAACATTGGTTAGGGAAAATCTCATGA
- a CDS encoding DUF2931 family protein, whose product MKTIISTVIFSLFLGGCGVINKERVPDEVPDWTVAYAMPSFYPVRVTKAYGINKTEDWTSILHTHSQFMTVSGLKRVKEFLPNYDGYGLPLAFATMGGYRQVQYTNHLPDKIVLYWTSLFDAKFYITELNVTPKMKVLMYKKQNRVEADGIRRSCYQTTFDFGFLPNGQVKVWLEGCGKYTYVTELSPIATPNTDYNGSTYSDHNQTRNSVLKRAKKANATLVPIPWDKVNKIYTSKNYTVDQLQ is encoded by the coding sequence ATGAAAACCATTATATCAACAGTGATATTCTCCCTTTTTCTGGGTGGATGTGGCGTGATAAATAAAGAACGAGTACCTGATGAGGTACCTGATTGGACGGTGGCTTATGCCATGCCATCATTTTATCCAGTAAGAGTCACCAAAGCCTATGGTATTAATAAAACAGAAGATTGGACTTCTATTTTACATACTCATAGTCAGTTTATGACGGTCAGTGGCCTAAAACGCGTGAAAGAGTTTCTACCCAATTATGATGGCTATGGATTACCCTTAGCTTTTGCGACTATGGGTGGATATAGACAAGTCCAATACACCAACCATTTACCCGATAAAATAGTGCTCTATTGGACATCCTTGTTTGATGCAAAATTTTATATCACAGAACTAAATGTCACGCCAAAAATGAAAGTGCTGATGTATAAAAAACAAAACCGAGTTGAAGCTGATGGTATTCGTCGCTCTTGCTACCAAACGACATTTGATTTTGGTTTTCTACCTAACGGCCAAGTAAAAGTATGGTTAGAGGGGTGTGGTAAATATACTTATGTCACAGAGCTATCTCCCATCGCGACGCCTAATACTGATTATAATGGGAGTACTTATTCCGATCATAATCAGACTAGAAATTCTGTTTTAAAAAGAGCTAAAAAAGCTAATGCAACACTAGTCCCGATCCCTTGGGATAAGGTAAATAAGATATATACATCGAAGAATTATACTGTAGATCAACTTCAATAA
- a CDS encoding IS6 family transposase, translated as MANPEFKWKHFTPEIILWCLRWYGSTPMSYANLSDMLAERGIAVNRSTIYRWFIEYAPSLRKKLHRYQFIRMDSSWQLDETYVKVKGKWFYLYRAINKQGETLDFYFSPKRKKEAAYQFLRRCLRHYSINNQPKTLNTDKHSSYANAIARLKKEGRLREDVEQRQVKYLNNGIESDHAPIKKLIVATGGLKIRKRAWSTIQGFESLRMLNKGQFDFWLRNDERQTIVRERSAFINRLFNIDVVFQ; from the coding sequence ATGGCTAATCCTGAATTTAAATGGAAACACTTTACTCCTGAGATTATTCTTTGGTGTCTTCGTTGGTATGGTTCGACCCCAATGAGTTACGCAAATCTCAGCGATATGCTGGCGGAGCGAGGGATTGCAGTGAATCGTTCGACTATTTATCGTTGGTTTATTGAATATGCTCCATCATTACGTAAGAAGTTACATCGTTACCAATTCATCAGGATGGACTCTTCGTGGCAGCTCGATGAAACTTACGTCAAAGTAAAAGGAAAATGGTTTTATCTGTATCGCGCTATTAATAAGCAAGGTGAAACACTAGATTTCTATTTTTCGCCAAAGCGCAAGAAAGAAGCCGCTTATCAGTTTCTTAGGCGTTGCCTAAGACATTACAGCATCAATAATCAGCCTAAAACGCTAAATACAGACAAGCATTCATCCTATGCTAATGCGATTGCCCGTTTGAAGAAGGAGGGGCGATTACGCGAGGATGTTGAGCAGCGACAAGTAAAATACCTCAATAATGGTATCGAGTCTGATCACGCGCCTATTAAGAAACTCATTGTCGCCACCGGTGGACTTAAAATACGAAAACGTGCATGGTCAACGATTCAGGGATTTGAATCATTACGGATGTTGAACAAAGGGCAGTTTGATTTTTGGTTACGCAATGATGAACGTCAAACTATTGTGCGGGAGAGATCCGCTTTTATTAATCGTCTCTTCAATATTGACGTTGTTTTCCAGTAA